In a single window of the Candidatus Flexicrinis proximus genome:
- a CDS encoding response regulator, with amino-acid sequence MNDERQRILVIDDEIQIRRFLRFSLEAHGYRVYETETGQDGLLSTAKVRPDLIILDLGLPDMPGHDVLRRLREWSQTPVIVLSVHNTDKDKVLALDGGADDYLTKPFSVDELMARMRTAVRHAQPVPEEPILTFGDVQIDFTRRLVTKHGEIVKLTPTEYALFKLMTRHAGRVLTHQQILREIWGAEYINETHYLRVYFAQLRQKLEDNPALPTLLITEPGVGYRLMVE; translated from the coding sequence ATGAACGATGAACGCCAGCGCATCCTGGTCATTGACGACGAAATCCAGATCCGCCGCTTTCTGCGCTTCTCGCTTGAAGCGCACGGCTACCGTGTCTACGAAACCGAAACCGGGCAGGATGGTTTGCTCAGCACAGCCAAAGTCCGGCCGGATCTGATCATCCTCGACCTGGGACTGCCGGATATGCCAGGACATGACGTCTTGCGCAGACTACGCGAGTGGTCCCAGACGCCGGTCATCGTTTTGTCCGTGCACAACACGGACAAGGACAAGGTACTCGCGCTGGACGGCGGGGCAGACGATTACCTTACAAAGCCCTTCAGTGTCGATGAACTGATGGCGCGTATGCGGACCGCCGTGCGTCACGCGCAGCCTGTGCCCGAAGAGCCGATTCTGACTTTCGGAGACGTCCAGATTGATTTCACGCGCCGACTTGTCACAAAACACGGCGAAATTGTGAAACTCACGCCAACCGAATACGCGCTGTTCAAACTCATGACTCGCCATGCTGGGCGCGTACTCACTCATCAGCAGATCCTGCGCGAGATTTGGGGGGCCGAATATATCAACGAGACCCATTACTTACGCGTCTACTTCGCGCAGCTTCGGCAGAAACTCGAAGACAATCCCGCCTTGCCGACGCTGCTCATCACTGAGCCGGGTGTCGGATACCGCCTGATGGTTGAGTAG